Proteins co-encoded in one Bacillus paramycoides genomic window:
- a CDS encoding DUF2283 domain-containing protein — MKKLITYDSEIQMAYLYVIPFPSEIEIESTEELEENPKLNVDIDQFDRIVGIEFFGENARKLKGLTNRSKIYIKKTSSDNTYIYSFRLSQDIHLQKVSFHNIVFYPALTGSKTPPQNSAEAKKLGGGAGCP; from the coding sequence ATGAAAAAATTAATTACTTATGATTCTGAAATCCAGATGGCATATCTGTATGTAATTCCATTCCCTTCAGAAATTGAGATTGAATCGACTGAAGAATTAGAAGAAAATCCAAAACTAAATGTAGATATAGATCAATTTGATCGTATAGTGGGGATTGAGTTTTTTGGAGAAAATGCTCGTAAATTAAAAGGATTAACAAATAGAAGTAAAATATATATAAAGAAAACTTCAAGTGATAATACATACATATACTCATTTAGACTTTCTCAGGATATTCATTTGCAAAAAGTGTCATTTCATAATATCGTATTTTATCCCGCATTAACGGGCAGTAAGACCCCACCTCAAAATTCAGCGGAAGCAAAGAAGTTAGGTGGGGGGGCGGGCTGCCCGTAA
- a CDS encoding ring-cleaving dioxygenase → MYEIKGHHHISMVTKNANENNHFYKNVLGLRRVKMTVNQDDSSMYHLFYGDKTGSPGTELSFFEIPLVGKTYRGTNAITRIGLLVPSEESLHYWKERFEKFGVKHSEITTYANRPALQFEDAEGLRLVLLVSNGEKVEHWETWKKSEVPAQHQIQGMGSVEMTVRRLDKLANTLTDIFGYTEVSRSDEEAIFQSMKGEAFGEIVVKYLDGPTEKPGRGSIHHLAIRVKNDAELAYWEEQVIQKGFHSSGIIDRFYFKSLYFRESNGILFEIATDGPGFTVDGDVEHLGEKLDLPPFLEGQRAEIEAKLAPIEEE, encoded by the coding sequence ATGTATGAAATTAAAGGGCATCATCATATTTCAATGGTTACGAAAAATGCAAATGAAAATAATCACTTTTATAAAAATGTACTTGGCTTACGTCGTGTGAAAATGACAGTAAACCAAGATGATTCGTCCATGTATCACTTATTTTATGGAGATAAAACAGGAAGTCCAGGTACGGAACTATCATTTTTTGAAATTCCTTTAGTAGGAAAAACGTACCGTGGTACGAATGCAATTACGCGAATTGGATTACTCGTTCCGTCAGAGGAAAGTTTACATTACTGGAAAGAACGATTTGAGAAGTTTGGTGTAAAACATAGTGAAATAACAACATATGCAAATCGTCCTGCTTTACAATTTGAGGATGCGGAAGGTCTTCGCCTCGTGCTACTCGTTTCAAACGGAGAAAAAGTGGAGCACTGGGAAACGTGGAAGAAATCCGAAGTTCCTGCACAGCATCAAATTCAAGGAATGGGTTCTGTGGAAATGACAGTGCGTAGACTTGATAAACTAGCGAATACATTAACAGATATATTTGGTTATACAGAAGTTAGCCGAAGCGATGAAGAAGCGATTTTCCAGTCTATGAAAGGAGAAGCTTTCGGAGAAATCGTTGTGAAATATTTAGATGGTCCTACTGAAAAGCCGGGCCGCGGTAGCATTCATCATTTAGCAATTCGTGTAAAAAACGATGCAGAGCTTGCTTATTGGGAAGAACAGGTAATACAAAAAGGTTTCCATTCTTCAGGTATTATCGACCGTTTCTACTTTAAAAGCTTATACTTCCGCGAATCAAACGGAATCCTATTTGAAATTGCGACAGATGGACCAGGATTTACAGTTGATGGAGATGTAGAACATTTAGGAGAAAAACTTGATTTACCGCCGTTCTTAGAGGGTCAGCGAGCAGAAATTGAAGCGAAATTAGCACCTATTGAAGAGGAATAA
- a CDS encoding sigma-70 family RNA polymerase sigma factor gives MDELTVEAFEIEDKELLIDEIMNKYGQEVLQLVYSYVSNKEVAEDVTQDIFVKCYKSLHTYKGKSNVKTWLWRIAINQCKDYIKSWYNKKVIVTEDESAYMGVQNDSVEQTVIQNAEDCELASAVMNLPIKYREVIYLFYYEELSIKEIATVIEVKENTIKTRLKKAKELLKKGLEG, from the coding sequence GTGGATGAATTAACGGTAGAAGCGTTTGAGATAGAGGATAAGGAACTTCTTATCGATGAAATCATGAACAAGTATGGACAAGAAGTGCTACAGCTTGTGTATTCATATGTAAGCAATAAAGAGGTTGCTGAGGATGTAACGCAAGATATATTTGTGAAATGCTATAAATCTCTTCATACATACAAAGGGAAGTCGAATGTGAAAACGTGGTTATGGAGAATTGCGATTAATCAATGTAAGGACTATATAAAAAGTTGGTATAACAAAAAGGTGATCGTGACAGAGGATGAATCTGCTTATATGGGGGTTCAAAATGATAGTGTCGAACAAACTGTCATTCAAAATGCTGAGGACTGTGAGCTCGCTTCTGCGGTAATGAATTTACCGATAAAATATCGAGAAGTCATTTATCTATTTTATTATGAAGAATTATCAATTAAAGAGATTGCTACAGTAATAGAAGTGAAGGAAAATACGATAAAAACGAGACTGAAAAAAGCGAAGGAGCTTTTGAAGAAAGGATTGGAGGGATAA
- a CDS encoding ring-cleaving dioxygenase, giving the protein MNQLKGIHHVTAITSSAEKNYEFFTHVLGMRLVKKTVNQDDIQTYHLFFADDKGSAGTDMTFFDFPGVPKGVHGTNEISKTSFRVPTDAALEYWVKRFDRLEVEHTGIKEQFGKKTLSFVDFDDQHYQLISDELDNGVESGTPWQNGPVPLEYAITGLGPVFIRIANFSFFKEVLEKVLLFKEIAQEGEFYLFEVNEGGNGASVIVEHNTVLPEAQQGFGTVHHAAFRVEDRAVLEEWIERISSVGLPSSGYVNRHFFESLYARVAPQILFEFATDGPGFMGDEPYETLGEKLSLPPFLEPKREEIEKLVRPIDTVRSTKEFIKE; this is encoded by the coding sequence ATGAATCAATTAAAAGGAATTCACCACGTTACAGCAATTACAAGTAGTGCAGAAAAGAACTATGAGTTTTTCACTCACGTTTTAGGAATGCGTTTAGTTAAAAAAACAGTAAACCAAGATGATATTCAAACGTATCATTTATTCTTTGCAGATGATAAAGGTAGTGCAGGGACAGATATGACATTCTTTGACTTCCCAGGTGTTCCAAAAGGAGTACACGGTACAAATGAAATTTCAAAAACTTCATTCCGAGTGCCGACTGATGCGGCGTTAGAGTATTGGGTGAAACGTTTTGACCGTCTTGAAGTAGAACATACAGGCATTAAAGAGCAATTTGGTAAGAAAACTCTTTCGTTCGTTGACTTTGACGATCAACACTATCAATTAATCTCAGATGAATTAGATAATGGGGTAGAATCAGGTACACCGTGGCAAAACGGTCCAGTTCCATTAGAATACGCAATTACTGGTTTAGGACCTGTATTTATCCGTATCGCAAACTTTAGTTTCTTTAAAGAAGTGCTAGAAAAAGTTTTATTATTTAAAGAGATTGCGCAAGAAGGAGAATTCTATTTATTTGAAGTAAACGAAGGCGGAAACGGTGCCTCTGTTATTGTAGAACATAATACGGTCCTTCCTGAAGCACAACAAGGATTTGGTACGGTGCACCATGCCGCATTCCGCGTAGAAGATCGTGCTGTATTAGAAGAATGGATTGAGAGAATCAGTAGCGTTGGACTTCCGTCATCTGGATATGTAAATCGCCACTTCTTCGAGTCATTATACGCAAGAGTTGCACCACAAATTTTATTTGAATTCGCAACAGACGGTCCAGGATTTATGGGAGATGAGCCATACGAAACACTTGGTGAAAAATTATCTTTACCTCCGTTCTTAGAGCCAAAACGTGAAGAGATTGAAAAATTAGTTCGTCCAATTGATACAGTGAGAAGTACGAAGGAATTTATTAAAGAGTAA
- a CDS encoding sporulation YhaL family protein, whose protein sequence is METLPWWVYLVIVGIVLSGYMVLYTSKKEQEMDNEFIEKEGEVYMKRLAEEREKRNQDSDKDSVLL, encoded by the coding sequence GTGGAAACTTTACCATGGTGGGTGTATCTTGTAATTGTTGGAATCGTATTAAGTGGCTACATGGTTTTATATACTTCAAAAAAAGAGCAAGAGATGGATAATGAGTTTATTGAAAAAGAAGGCGAAGTGTATATGAAGCGCTTAGCAGAGGAACGCGAGAAACGTAATCAAGATAGTGATAAGGATTCTGTGTTGCTTTAA
- the glpP gene encoding glycerol uptake operon antiterminator GlpP, translated as MEFHEQKILPAVRQIKDLEKLLHSSYEYIVILDIHVGQLKSVVSLAKQYCKKVFLHVDLIHGLQSDGHATEYLCQEFRPYGLLSTKASVIMKAKQKGVVAIQRIFLIDSSAMEKSCNLLEKTKPDYIEVLPGAMTDIIAEVKERTGVPILAGGFIRTVDDVEKALHAGATAITTSKRELWKHYQKK; from the coding sequence ATGGAATTTCATGAACAGAAGATTTTGCCGGCAGTGAGGCAAATTAAAGATTTGGAAAAGTTATTACATAGTTCGTATGAGTATATTGTTATTTTAGATATTCATGTCGGTCAATTGAAGAGTGTCGTGTCACTTGCGAAGCAATATTGTAAAAAGGTGTTTTTACATGTTGATTTGATCCATGGATTACAAAGTGACGGGCATGCGACGGAGTATTTATGCCAAGAGTTTAGACCGTACGGGTTACTTTCGACAAAGGCGAGTGTAATTATGAAGGCGAAGCAAAAGGGCGTTGTGGCAATTCAGCGTATCTTTTTAATCGATTCTAGTGCAATGGAGAAGAGTTGCAATCTGTTAGAAAAGACGAAGCCGGATTATATTGAGGTGCTTCCAGGGGCTATGACGGACATTATCGCTGAAGTGAAAGAGCGCACTGGTGTACCGATTTTGGCGGGTGGTTTCATCCGTACAGTTGATGATGTGGAGAAGGCGTTACATGCTGGTGCGACAGCAATTACGACATCAAAACGCGAACTATGGAAACATTACCAAAAAAAGTGA
- the glpK gene encoding glycerol kinase GlpK, producing the protein MKKYILSLDQGTTSSRAILFNKKGEIVHSAQKEFTQHFPKPGWVEHSAQEIWGSILAVIATCLSEADVKPEQIAGIGITNQRETAVVWDKTTGKPIYNAIVWQSRQTAEICDELKEKGYSEMVREKTGLLIDAYFSGTKVKWILDNVEGAREKAENGDLLFGTIDTWLVWKLSGGKAHVTDYSNASRTLMFNIHDLQWDDELLDMLTVPKSMLPEVRPSSEIYGETIDYHFFGQNVPIAGVAGDQQAALFGQACFGEGMAKNTYGTGCFMLMNTGEKAVASEHGLLTTIAWGIDGKVNYALEGSIFVAGSAIQWLRDGMRMFKDASESEVYASRVESTEGVYVVPAFVGLGTPYWDSEVRGAMFGVTRGTTKEHFIRATLESLAYQTKDVLCAMEADSGIELKTLRVDGGAVKNNFLMKFQSDILDVPVERPVINETTALGAAYLAGLAVGYWKNQDEIKEQWHMDKRFEPTMEAATSEELYAGWKKAIEATKAFK; encoded by the coding sequence ATGAAAAAATATATTCTTTCTTTAGACCAAGGAACAACTAGCTCACGCGCAATTCTTTTCAATAAAAAAGGTGAAATTGTTCATTCAGCTCAAAAAGAGTTTACACAACATTTTCCAAAGCCAGGTTGGGTAGAGCATAGCGCGCAAGAAATTTGGGGATCTATTTTAGCAGTTATCGCAACTTGCTTAAGCGAAGCGGATGTAAAGCCAGAACAAATCGCTGGTATCGGTATTACGAACCAACGTGAAACAGCGGTTGTATGGGATAAAACAACAGGCAAACCAATTTATAACGCAATCGTATGGCAATCTCGCCAAACAGCTGAAATTTGTGATGAGTTAAAAGAAAAAGGATATAGCGAAATGGTTCGCGAAAAAACAGGTCTTTTAATTGACGCATACTTCTCTGGTACGAAAGTAAAATGGATTTTAGATAACGTTGAAGGTGCAAGAGAGAAGGCTGAAAACGGCGATCTATTATTCGGAACAATTGATACGTGGCTTGTATGGAAACTATCTGGTGGTAAAGCGCACGTAACGGATTACTCAAATGCATCACGTACATTAATGTTTAACATTCACGACTTACAATGGGATGATGAGCTTCTAGACATGTTAACAGTACCAAAGAGCATGCTTCCAGAAGTACGTCCATCATCTGAAATTTATGGAGAAACAATTGACTATCACTTCTTCGGTCAAAATGTACCGATTGCAGGTGTAGCTGGTGACCAGCAAGCAGCATTATTTGGACAAGCTTGCTTCGGTGAAGGTATGGCGAAAAATACTTACGGAACTGGTTGCTTCATGTTAATGAACACTGGTGAAAAAGCAGTAGCTTCTGAGCATGGTCTATTAACAACAATTGCATGGGGAATAGATGGTAAAGTAAACTACGCATTAGAAGGAAGTATTTTCGTAGCAGGTTCTGCAATTCAGTGGTTACGTGACGGAATGCGCATGTTTAAAGATGCAAGTGAGAGTGAAGTATATGCTTCTCGCGTTGAATCAACTGAAGGTGTATACGTTGTACCAGCATTCGTAGGTTTAGGTACACCGTACTGGGATAGTGAAGTACGCGGCGCTATGTTTGGCGTAACGCGTGGTACGACGAAAGAGCATTTCATTCGTGCAACACTAGAATCTTTAGCTTACCAAACGAAAGACGTATTATGCGCAATGGAAGCAGATTCAGGTATTGAACTAAAAACATTACGCGTTGATGGTGGAGCAGTTAAAAATAACTTCTTAATGAAGTTCCAAAGTGATATTTTAGATGTTCCTGTAGAACGTCCAGTAATCAACGAAACGACAGCTTTAGGTGCAGCATACTTAGCAGGTCTTGCGGTTGGATATTGGAAAAATCAAGATGAAATTAAAGAACAGTGGCATATGGACAAACGCTTTGAACCAACGATGGAAGCAGCAACAAGCGAAGAGCTATATGCTGGATGGAAAAAAGCAATTGAAGCAACAAAAGCTTTCAAATAA
- a CDS encoding alpha/beta fold hydrolase, protein MKRFKFYLISGIMLVLLIVCNFVDKPIAKVEEVKDTVMMKLHTKESMAQIDGQTIYFKQIGEGKPPLLMLHGFGGSSDGFSDIYPELARDHTIIAVDILGFGRSSKPIDFQYSFPAQVNLYYKLMKKLGYDQFAVLGHSMGGEMSLNLAYLYPDAVTHLILADSTGIESFQQKESYEVPPLSTDLQTVTEITDYNKNEVKNSRDDKEHYDQLTKMRERRIAMEADKIKVPTLIIWGRHDKSVSWKNGELYHQLFANSTFHIIEKGYHAPFRQEPIEFMKYVQAFFAKNPQ, encoded by the coding sequence TTGAAACGGTTTAAGTTTTATTTGATTAGTGGTATTATGCTCGTTTTGCTTATCGTATGTAACTTCGTTGATAAGCCGATTGCGAAGGTTGAAGAAGTGAAGGATACTGTTATGATGAAGCTGCATACGAAAGAGAGTATGGCGCAAATTGATGGGCAGACGATTTATTTTAAGCAAATTGGAGAGGGGAAGCCGCCTTTACTTATGCTTCACGGGTTTGGGGGTTCATCTGATGGGTTTAGTGATATTTATCCGGAACTTGCACGAGATCACACGATTATCGCGGTTGATATTTTAGGATTTGGACGTTCTTCTAAGCCGATTGATTTTCAGTATTCGTTTCCTGCGCAAGTGAATTTATATTATAAACTAATGAAGAAACTCGGATACGATCAATTCGCAGTACTTGGTCATTCGATGGGCGGAGAGATGTCCCTGAATCTAGCGTATTTATATCCGGATGCAGTAACGCATCTTATTTTAGCGGATTCTACAGGGATCGAGTCTTTCCAGCAAAAAGAAAGTTATGAAGTGCCTCCACTATCGACAGACCTACAAACTGTAACAGAGATTACGGATTACAATAAAAATGAAGTGAAAAATAGTCGTGATGATAAAGAGCATTATGATCAGCTGACGAAAATGAGAGAGCGCCGCATTGCGATGGAAGCCGATAAAATTAAGGTGCCGACTTTAATTATATGGGGACGACATGATAAGAGCGTTTCTTGGAAAAATGGTGAACTGTATCATCAGCTATTTGCGAATAGTACGTTCCATATCATTGAAAAGGGATACCATGCACCGTTTCGTCAGGAACCAATCGAATTTATGAAATATGTACAAGCGTTCTTCGCGAAGAATCCGCAATAA
- the glpF gene encoding glycerol uptake facilitator protein GlpF: protein MSAFLGELIGTALLIVLGGGVCAGVSLKKSFAKDSGWIVITMGWGLAVAVAAYAVGSISGAHLNPALTIGLAFKGAFPWSDVPGYIAAQMIGAIIGAVIVYLHYLPHWKETEDPGTKLGVFATGPAIPNTFANLLSEMIGTFVLVFGILAIGANKFADGLNPFIVGFLIVSIGLSLGGTTGYAINPARDLGPRIAHFFLPIAGKGGSNWKYAWIPVVGPILGGSLAGLFHQVVFEGKQNAALTYVIIATVIVLAISYMTSKKSESNTNSRKVA, encoded by the coding sequence ATGTCAGCATTTTTAGGAGAGTTAATAGGGACTGCGTTGTTAATCGTACTTGGTGGCGGCGTTTGTGCTGGTGTAAGTTTAAAGAAGTCGTTTGCGAAAGATTCTGGTTGGATTGTAATTACAATGGGCTGGGGCTTAGCGGTAGCGGTTGCAGCGTACGCGGTTGGATCAATTAGTGGGGCACATTTGAATCCAGCTTTAACGATAGGACTAGCATTTAAGGGAGCGTTCCCATGGAGTGACGTACCTGGTTATATTGCAGCACAAATGATTGGGGCAATTATCGGGGCAGTTATCGTATATTTACATTACTTACCGCACTGGAAAGAAACAGAAGATCCAGGAACAAAGTTAGGCGTATTTGCAACAGGTCCAGCAATTCCGAACACATTTGCAAACCTTTTAAGTGAAATGATTGGAACGTTCGTTTTAGTATTTGGTATATTAGCAATTGGAGCAAATAAATTTGCAGATGGTTTAAATCCATTTATCGTAGGTTTCTTAATTGTAAGTATTGGTTTATCATTAGGTGGAACAACAGGATACGCGATTAACCCGGCTCGTGATTTAGGTCCGCGTATCGCACACTTCTTCCTTCCGATTGCAGGAAAAGGCGGCTCAAACTGGAAGTATGCATGGATTCCAGTAGTTGGTCCAATTTTAGGTGGATCACTTGCAGGATTATTCCATCAAGTTGTATTTGAAGGAAAACAAAATGCAGCACTTACTTATGTAATTATTGCAACTGTGATTGTACTAGCAATCTCTTATATGACAAGTAAAAAAAGTGAAAGCAACACAAATAGTAGAAAAGTAGCATAG
- a CDS encoding tetratricopeptide repeat protein, with amino-acid sequence MITSTTNEKLTQLLNEWYLEIRSRRISNAERLKQEIDFKFTKLKKETGEGLQDQNLLLYYYLLEFRYNYLIDNLGLSQESFNKIDSFDQPTDNFLTYYYHFFKAIHASELGNFHLAKEHYEKAESFLKYVPDQLEKAEFYYKLATFHYDIQQALVSIKHATKAKDMYSNHDGYELNVAFCDNILGLACMNLKEWELAEEHFTVAMDQFQKIGEEKFIIMVRHNLGWMYSTQNLSALAIRYLTEVVEKSPQHYKALYVKAKEHYKLKEHEIANKLIEKGLKICRDSKIEGYQHHYEILNALNQGVKAEELEGIILRGITYFEREELYDYTQEYQEKLAVKFYEENLWEEASKYFYFSKKAREKLFDKGALK; translated from the coding sequence ATGATTACATCTACTACAAACGAAAAACTGACGCAGCTATTGAATGAATGGTATCTAGAGATTAGATCAAGACGTATAAGTAATGCAGAACGTCTAAAACAAGAAATTGATTTTAAATTTACTAAACTAAAAAAAGAGACTGGAGAAGGTTTGCAGGACCAAAATCTATTACTTTATTATTATTTGCTAGAATTTCGATATAACTATTTAATAGATAATCTAGGCTTATCTCAAGAGAGTTTTAACAAGATAGATTCGTTTGATCAACCAACAGATAATTTTTTAACTTATTATTATCACTTTTTTAAAGCAATACATGCTAGTGAGTTAGGAAATTTTCATCTCGCTAAAGAACATTACGAAAAGGCTGAAAGTTTTTTGAAGTATGTTCCTGATCAATTAGAAAAGGCTGAGTTTTATTATAAGTTAGCTACATTTCATTATGATATACAACAAGCTTTGGTATCTATTAAACATGCAACGAAGGCAAAGGATATGTATTCAAATCATGATGGATATGAATTAAATGTAGCTTTTTGTGATAATATTTTAGGCTTAGCTTGTATGAACTTAAAGGAATGGGAATTAGCTGAAGAGCATTTCACAGTTGCTATGGATCAATTCCAAAAAATTGGTGAAGAAAAATTTATTATTATGGTTCGTCATAATTTAGGATGGATGTATTCTACGCAAAATTTATCTGCATTGGCAATTCGTTATCTTACTGAAGTAGTAGAAAAATCTCCCCAACATTATAAAGCTCTTTATGTAAAAGCAAAAGAGCATTACAAGTTAAAAGAGCATGAGATTGCAAATAAGCTTATAGAAAAAGGATTGAAGATTTGTAGAGATTCGAAAATTGAAGGCTATCAACACCATTATGAAATTTTAAATGCATTAAATCAAGGTGTAAAAGCGGAAGAATTAGAGGGCATTATTCTTAGAGGAATTACGTATTTTGAAAGAGAAGAGTTATATGATTATACTCAGGAGTATCAGGAAAAATTAGCAGTGAAATTTTATGAAGAAAACCTTTGGGAAGAGGCAAGTAAGTATTTTTATTTTAGTAAAAAAGCAAGAGAAAAACTTTTTGATAAGGGGGCTTTAAAATGA
- the glpD gene encoding aerobic glycerol-3-phosphate dehydrogenase, translating into MKFSSKQRKDVLNGVNKQELDVIVIGGGITGSGIALDGATRGLSTIVFEMQDFAAGTSSRSTKLVHGGLRYLKQLEVKMVAEVGKERAIVYENGPHVTTPEWMLLPFHTGGTFGSFSTSIGLRVYDFLAGVKRSERRKMFNREETLKKEPLVKQEGLKGGGYYVEYRTDDARLTIEVMKEAIEHGAKAVNYAKVDGFLYKDGKVCGVRVIDLLDGEVYEVYGKKIVNAAGPWVDTLREKDNSKKGKVLQLSKGVHLVIDQKRFPLGQAIYFDTPDKRMVFAIPRGGKTYVGTTDTFYDKDAAVPQMTTEDRTYIINAINYMFPSVKITEKDIESSWAGVRPLIYEEGKSASEISRKDEIWTSESGLITIAGGKLTGYRKMAEMVVDYVTNLLQKEGHSAYPKSTTKHMPISGGHVDGSKGLPAFIAKKAGEGTKYGLTTAQAEEFAKFYGSNVDVLFDLAKKHKDEAKEYNMPLDVLIPLVYAMDYEMTAKPVDFFVRRRGAVFFNIHWVYEWKEAVINYMAAKLGWSKEEQMKYTAELEKALTDAVIPVDQQEQAAALA; encoded by the coding sequence ATGAAATTTTCAAGTAAACAACGTAAAGACGTATTAAACGGAGTAAATAAACAAGAATTAGATGTGATCGTAATTGGTGGAGGTATTACTGGTTCTGGTATTGCATTAGATGGAGCAACACGCGGGTTATCAACAATTGTGTTTGAAATGCAGGACTTTGCAGCAGGTACATCAAGTCGTTCAACGAAGCTTGTACACGGTGGTCTACGTTATTTAAAACAACTTGAAGTGAAAATGGTAGCAGAGGTAGGGAAAGAGCGTGCGATTGTATATGAGAACGGTCCCCATGTAACAACACCAGAGTGGATGTTACTTCCATTCCATACAGGCGGTACGTTCGGATCATTCAGTACATCAATTGGTCTTCGTGTATACGACTTCTTAGCAGGTGTAAAACGAAGCGAGCGCAGAAAAATGTTTAACCGTGAAGAAACGCTGAAGAAAGAGCCTCTTGTAAAACAAGAAGGATTAAAAGGCGGCGGTTACTACGTAGAATATCGTACAGACGATGCGCGTCTTACAATTGAAGTAATGAAAGAAGCAATTGAACACGGTGCAAAAGCTGTTAACTACGCAAAAGTAGACGGTTTCTTATATAAAGATGGAAAAGTATGCGGTGTACGTGTAATCGATTTACTAGACGGTGAAGTATACGAAGTTTACGGTAAGAAAATTGTAAACGCAGCTGGTCCTTGGGTAGATACACTTCGTGAAAAAGATAACTCGAAAAAAGGAAAAGTACTTCAGTTATCAAAAGGTGTTCACTTAGTAATTGACCAAAAACGTTTCCCATTAGGCCAAGCGATTTACTTCGATACACCAGATAAACGTATGGTGTTCGCGATTCCTCGCGGCGGAAAAACTTATGTAGGTACAACAGATACGTTCTACGATAAAGACGCAGCTGTACCACAAATGACAACAGAAGATCGCACATACATCATTAATGCGATTAACTACATGTTCCCAAGCGTAAAAATTACGGAAAAAGACATCGAGTCAAGCTGGGCTGGTGTTCGTCCGTTAATTTATGAAGAAGGAAAGAGTGCATCTGAAATTTCTCGTAAAGACGAAATTTGGACTTCTGAATCTGGTTTAATTACAATCGCAGGTGGTAAATTAACAGGATACCGCAAAATGGCTGAAATGGTAGTAGACTACGTAACAAACTTACTACAAAAAGAAGGTCATAGTGCATATCCGAAGAGCACAACGAAACATATGCCAATCTCAGGTGGACATGTAGATGGCTCTAAAGGATTACCAGCATTTATCGCGAAAAAAGCAGGCGAAGGTACAAAATACGGTTTAACAACAGCGCAAGCAGAAGAATTCGCGAAATTCTACGGCTCTAACGTTGACGTACTATTCGACTTAGCGAAAAAACATAAAGACGAAGCGAAAGAATACAACATGCCACTAGACGTTCTAATCCCACTTGTATACGCAATGGATTACGAAATGACAGCAAAACCAGTTGACTTCTTCGTACGCCGCAGAGGCGCTGTATTCTTCAACATCCACTGGGTATACGAGTGGAAAGAAGCAGTAATCAATTACATGGCTGCGAAACTAGGCTGGAGCAAAGAAGAGCAAATGAAATACACAGCAGAACTAGAAAAAGCATTAACAGACGCTGTCATTCCTGTAGATCAACAAGAGCAAGCAGCTGCATTAGCGTAA
- a CDS encoding DUF2935 domain-containing protein codes for MHRDETSLHPDTGVTSVMFVERSLNEIRFWSRIMKEHSLFLRLGFRCEDTQLIEEANQFYRLFEHIEQIAHSYTNEIDPEQIKRFNAEVQQAATNIWGFKRKILGLILTCKLPGQNNFPLLVDHTSREADYFRKRLMELNEGKLDALPDAIIKENVFFLRIMADHAKFIGHLLDPSERKLVDTARNFSNDFDALMYQAIDLESMKPQSQTVPLLDQFLDQNRVSVASLRDFKKTARDLIEQCKIKSIIHPLLADHVFREADRFLEIIDMYDVHLTNIQSQPRY; via the coding sequence ATGCATAGGGATGAAACATCATTACATCCGGATACAGGTGTTACATCTGTAATGTTTGTTGAGCGTTCATTAAATGAAATTCGTTTTTGGTCTAGAATCATGAAGGAGCATTCTCTTTTTCTTCGCCTTGGGTTTAGATGCGAGGATACGCAACTAATTGAAGAGGCGAATCAATTTTATCGATTGTTTGAACATATTGAACAAATAGCGCATTCCTATACAAATGAAATAGATCCTGAGCAAATAAAAAGATTTAATGCAGAAGTACAACAAGCTGCAACTAATATTTGGGGATTTAAACGAAAAATTTTAGGATTAATTCTCACGTGTAAATTACCAGGACAAAATAACTTCCCACTTTTAGTTGACCATACGAGTAGGGAAGCTGATTATTTTAGAAAACGTTTAATGGAATTAAACGAAGGTAAATTAGACGCTCTTCCTGATGCTATTATTAAAGAAAATGTTTTCTTTTTACGGATTATGGCAGACCATGCTAAATTTATCGGTCATCTTCTTGATCCATCAGAAAGAAAGCTTGTAGATACAGCGCGGAATTTTAGCAATGATTTTGATGCATTAATGTATCAAGCAATTGACTTAGAATCTATGAAGCCACAATCTCAAACAGTCCCTCTTTTAGATCAATTTTTAGATCAAAATCGTGTGTCGGTTGCATCTCTTCGGGATTTTAAGAAAACAGCGCGTGATTTAATTGAGCAATGTAAAATAAAGAGTATCATCCATCCATTATTAGCAGACCATGTTTTCCGTGAAGCGGATAGATTTCTTGAAATCATTGATATGTATGACGTTCATCTTACAAATATTCAATCACAACCTAGATATTAG